In Chloroflexota bacterium, the genomic window GCCTGTTCGTCGGCTGGGGCGTCATCCTCGCGCCGATCTGGCTGGTCGCCGCCGGTGCGTACCTGTTCCTCGACAGCCTCAACCGCCTGCCGAACATCGGTCTGGAGCGCCCACTCGGCGCGATCCTGCTCTACCTCGTCGCGCTGGCGTTCATCCACCTCGTCGTCAAGTCGCTCGGCGGCTACTCAGACGCGAAGATGCCGGTCATGGACGCGGGCGGTATGGTCGGGCAGACGGTTGCCAATCTGCTGGTTGGCGCAGTCAACGAGGCGGGCGCATACATCCTGCTCGTCGCGCTCATGTTGGTCGGCATCGTGATGGCGCTGAACATTTCGCTGACGCAGATCCCGGCCATCGTGCAGCACGGATTGGCGCGAACGCGGGGCGAGGCGTTCATGCCCGGCGTCAAGATCAACCTCGGCCCGTCGCGCACGCAGCCGTCGCTGATCCCGCCGCTGCCGGGCAAGGGCGACGAGCAGTCGAGCGGGCGGCGCGCCAGCGTGCAGGCGACCGCTTCGCAACCCCGGGGCGATAGCACGACGGCGCGCCCGGGTGCGCGCGAGAAGAAGCCCGCCGTCGTGCTGGGCCGCGCCGAAGAGCCGCAGCCGCCGCTGCCGCCGATGATGCCGCGCATCATTGGCGAAGTGAAGCACGAGTGGACGCTGCCCAACGCCGACGGCATCCTCGCACCGAACGTGGAGCAGGAGCTGAGCCAGTCGGAGATCCGCGACCGCGTCAAGATCATCGAGCAGACGCTGGGACAGTTCGGCGTGCCGGCGCGCGTGGTCGAAGTCTCGCAGGGACCGACGGTAACGCAGTTCGGCATCGAGCCGGGCTTTGTGGACCGCAAGGGCACCGACGGCCAGTCGAAGCAGGTCAAGGTCAAAGTCTCGGCGATCGCGGGGCTGGCCAACGACCTCGCGCTGGCGCTGGCCGCCTCGCCGATCCGCATCGAAGCGCCGATCCCCGGCCGCGCCATGGTCGGCATCGAAGTGCCGAACTCGCAGACCGCGTTGGTCAGCCTGCGCTCCGTCGTCGAGTCCGAGCCGTACGTCAAGGAAGAGTCGCGGCTCAAGATCGCGCTGGGCCAGGATGTCGCCGGGCAGCCGATCGTCGCCGACCTGGGCACGATGCCGCACCTGCTGATTGCCGGCGCGACCGGTTCCGGCAAGTCGGTCTGCATCAACGCAGTCATCGCCTGCCTGCTGATGACCAACTCGCCGAACGAGCTCAACCTGGTCATGGTCGACCCGAAGATGGTCGAGTTGGTGACCTATAACGGCGTGCCGCACCTGGTCATGCCGGTCATCACCGACGTCGACCGGGTCGTCAACGCGCTGCAGTGGGCGGCCAGCGAGATGGAGCGGCGCTACAAGCTGTTCGCGACGGCGGGCGCGCGCAACCTGGACGGCTACAACCGCCACCAGACCGAGCTCAACGAGCCGAAGCTGCCATACCTGGTCATCATCATCGACGAACTGGCCGACCTGATGATGTCGCGCGCCGAAGAGTGCGAGAAGCTGATCTGCCGTCTGGCGCAGATGTCGCGCGCCACCGGCATCCACCTGATTCTCGCCACCCAGCGCCCGTCGGTCGACGTGGTGACGGGCCTGATCAAGGCCAATTTCCCGGCGCGCATCGCTTTCGCGGTGACGACGCAGACCGATAGCCGCGTCATCCTCGACGGCAGCGGTGCGGAAAAGCTGCTCGGGCGCGGCGACATGCTCTACATGTCGTCCGACTCGTCGAAGCTGGTGCGCCTGCAGGGCTGCTACGTGTCCGACGACGAACTGCGCAAACTGGTCACCTACTGGCGCGGCCAGGTCGTGCCCGATGGCTCGGAGCCGGAGAATGCGGGCGCGATGGCCGAGGCCGCGCCGATACCGCTCGTGCAACGGCCGCTATGGGAGGACGTGATCGCGCAGCAGAAGGCACAGGCCGCCGCCGCCGGGCGCGACGAACTGTTGGATAAGGCGATCGAGGTGGTGCAGCAGCACGGGCGCGCGTCGGTCTCGCTGCTGCAGCGCAAGCTGCGCATCGGCTACAGCCGCGCGGCGCGACTGATTGACCTACTGGAGGAAGACGGCGTCATTGGGCCGCCAAAGGAAGCCGGCCGCGAGCGCGAGGTGCTGGTGCGCGGCAGCACGCCGGCCGACTCCCGCGAGTGGAACGAAGCCGACGAAGAGGAATGACCGGGTTGACAGAATGACACGGTGACAAGATGGCAAGATGACAGGGTGACAGGATGCCCCGTCATCCTCGTGTGATACGAAGAAGGCCCCACGGCGTTGAATTGCCACGGGGCCTTTGTCTTTTTACGCCACCGTGAGTCACAGCGACACAGAGGAGGGACAACTCTGTTCCCTGTTCCCTGTTCCCTGACCCCTGTTCCCTGTTCCCTGACCCCTGTTTCCCGATCCCTGACTCCTGTTCCCTGTTCCCTGACCCCTGTTCCCCGATCCCTGTTCCCTGTTCCCTGACCCCTGTTCCCTGTTCCCTGACCCCTGTTCCCCGATCCCTGTTCCCTGTTCCCCGATCCCTGTTCCCTGTTTCCCGATCCCTGTTCCCTGTTCCCCGATCCCTGACCCCTGTTCCCCGATCCCTGACCCCTGTTCCCCGATCCCTGACCCCTGTTTCCCGATCCCTGTTCCCTGTTCCCCGATCCCTGTTCCCTGTTCCCTGTTCCCTGACCCCTGTTCCCCGATCCCTGACCCCTGTTTCCCGATCCCTGTTCCCTGTTCCCCGATCCCTGACCCCTGTTCCCCGATCCCTGACCCCTGTTCCCCTATCTCTGCCGAATGATGACTGGCACGACCTGCACACCGCCGCCTTTATACGTCATCAGGCCGCACGGCTTTGTGTCGGTGTCGGGGTCGGTCGTCACGGCCAGCACGTTGGAGATCGCCTTGCCGTCGCCGTCGCGCAGCACCACGTACCAGGTGCCGGCTTTGGGCGGGTAGCTGTTCGACAGCACGATCTGCGCGTTGTACTGCGTCGGCGCGCCGGCGTCCTTGAACTGGTTGGCTGAAACGCTGTCCGCGCCCTGCCAGCCGTCGGCCGAGACGTGCATGGTGTATCCGGCGATGGCGTTGCCGCTGCGGTCCTGCACCTGCCCGTTAATGCCGGTGAACGAGCAGTTGTTGGACTTGCTCGTGTCGCCCAGGCTGATCGTGAACTGCCCGGATGGCGCCGTCGTGACGGTGCTGGTCGGCGGCGCGGCGGCGGTCGTGCTGGTTGGCGCGACTGCACCCGTCGTCGCCGTCGGCGGCGCGGGTGTGCGGGTGCGGGTCGCCGTCGCCGCCGGGCGCGTGGGCGTGCGCGTCGGGGTGGCGGTTGCCGGCGGGCGTGTGCTGGTAGCGATCGCCGTCGGCGTCGCCGTGGTGGTCGGTGTGGGCGTGGCGGTCGCCGTCGGCGGCACGGGCGTCTCAGTGGCTGTTGGTGTAACCGTGGGCGTCGGCGTGCGCGTCGGGCGCGCCGTCGGCACGGCCGTCGGCGCGGGCGCAAACGGACCGCAGGCGGCGAGCAGAAGCAGGCCAATGGCCAGGAACAAGAGTCGGCTAGTCATATGCACACTCGCTGTCGCATCCAGGCTGTGCCGATTGTAGCACGGGTGCGCGCCGGACGATAATCACCGCGTTAGTTGCACGCCGGCGGAACCGGCAAATCGAATACAGGGCGTTGCTCAACGCGGGGTGCATGGATCGGCGCAACCTTCATGGCGCCCGCCGCCAGGTCGACAATGATCATGCCATATGGTGATGCCTCAAACTCATAATGTCCCGGAGTCAGCATGAGCACATGGCGTCCCGGTTCGTCACCGACCTTGGGTGGCATCTGAATATCGAGGCTGATGCCGGCCAGCGCTTTGAGGGTGACGACGGGCGCTTTGCCGCCGTGATTCTCGACGACGAGCAGGGCCTTGCCGGGTTCGGGGCGTGCGAACCAGGCCGGGCATGTCGGCGGCGGTGGCGGCGCTGCAGGGGTTGGCGCTACGTAGCCGGCACATCCCGCCGGCACGATCAAGACCGTGACATCGGGCGGGTAGGTCGGAGACCCCCAGCGTACGGCGACCTGCTGTCCGCTGGCTAGATCAACCGTGAAGTTGTGCAAGAACAACGAAAAGCGGTAGCGACCGGGTGCAAAGGACGCGACCAAGCGCGTCGGCTCGCTGCCCGTCCGCTTTGGAAATGGGGCGCTGAAACTGACGCCGTCGATGCCGTCGATAATACTGGAGTTGGTGGTGTGATTCTCGAAAACGATGATGCCTTTGCCCTCTTGCGGTGTTGTGAACCAGGCCGGGCACTGTGGGGGTGACACGACAACGACGGGCGGCGCGCCGCCGGGACACCCCCACGGGGGCGTCAATGGCGAGACGCGCGATACAATGCTCTTGTCTTTTGGCGAATTTCGGCCACCCGCGCCAATCACCGACTCCGCAGTCAATGCCACCAGCCAATACTGGCCGGAACCCAATTGAACTCGAACCGATGTGCCGCCGAATGTGGCGTTGATCGGCAGTTCATAGGCATCCGGCCCCAGTGCCAACGTGATGCGACCGGGTTCCGCGTCAGAAGCGGCCGGTACCTGTAATTCTGATCTGCCCGGAATGTTTCCGACGGCGACCGGTTCGTTGATATAGTTCTCGATTGTCAAAAGCGCCTTTCCGGGCTCTGGGGTGCCGAACCAACCGGGACAGGCAGGTGGCGCTTGTCCGGTGTCCGCGATCGGCTGAGGTGTCGGCGTCGCGGGCAGGCGTGTGGCGGTGGGCGGCGCGGGTGTCTCCGTCGGTGTTCCGGTTGCGATGATGGTCGGCGAATGCGAAGGCGCCGGCGTCGCGGTCGCCGTGCCCGTCGGCGTCGCAGTCGGCGGCACGGGCGTTGCGCTGGGCACAGCGGTTGCCGTGGGGGCGCTGGTCGGCAGTGGCGACGGAGCGGCCGTCGGGATGGGGGTCGTCGTCGCAGGCGCACAAGCCACAACAAAGAGCGACAGAAACATAGCCAACAAGGAGAGCAAGCGGACCATGGGTATCCTCCGCGCGGCAGGGTTGTCTTGGCCTGTGCCGATTGTAGCACAGGCCCGTGCCGAACGGTAGTCACGCGCCGACCGCGCGAGCACGGTCGCACGGTTTGTCAAGCGACTATTGAATCACCCCGGTGCGAGGCCATCCATCCCGGCTTCCGAGCGGCATCGAGCCAAATTGGGGAAAGCCGTCTCCACAAAAAGCGGATCCACGAAGAGACACGAATGGTGCAATTCCGGCTTTGGCGGCGTTCGACCAGTGAGCTACGCAGGATGTATTCTCGCTCACCGGTCGGGCGGTTTGGGGAATCAACAGGGCCAAAACCATTCGTGTTTCTTCGTGTCCCTTGGTGGAAAACGCCGGTTTTCGACTTTTTCTGTATTCTCTCATAAATATTTGCATTAATCTCTTTTGCCTGCTATAATGGCCTAGACTTTGATAGAAAGGGACGACACAGCAATGGCTTCGCAACTTGAAATCAAGAACCTCCATGTCAGCGTGGAGGGCAAGGAAATCCTCAAAGGGCTCAACCTGACGATCAGTCAGGGTGAAACCCATGCTCTCATGGGACCGAACGGTTCGGGCAAGAGCACGCTGGCGTACACATTGAGCGGCCACCCGAAGTACCTGGTGACCGACGGCGATGTGCTCTTTGAAGGCGAGAGCATCATCGCCATGTCGTCGGACGAACGCGCGCGCAAGGGCGTCTTCCTGGCGTTCCAGTACCCCGTCGCCGTGCCGGGCGTCAGCATGGCCAACTTCCTCCGCCTCGCGTATCGCTCGGTGAAGGGCGATTCGAGCCAGCCGGAGTCGCGCCGCGAAGAGGTGCTCTCCATCCCGAAGTTCCGCAAGCTGATGCGCGAGAAGATGGCGATGCTAAAGATGGACGAATCGTTCGCCACGCGCTACCTGAACGACGGCTTCTCCGGCGGCGAGAAGAAGCGCGCCGAGATCCTTCAGATGGCGATCCTCGAGCCAAAGATTGCGATCCTCGACGAGACCGACTCCGGGCTTGATATTGATGCCCTGCGCATCGTATCCGATGGCGTGAATCTGCTGAAGGGGCCGAATCTCGGATTGCTGGTCATCACGCACTACAACCGCATCCTGAACTACATCAAGCCCGATATCGTGCACGTGCTGGTGGACGGCGCGATCCAGCGGAGCGGCGGCCCCGAGCTGGCGCTGCAACTGGAAGAGACGGGCTATGAGAGCGTGGTGAGGTAGTTTTTCACCACACAGGGGGATAGAGATGTCTATAGACGAGCAGAAGCAACTACTGGACTTTGGCGCGTCGGGCTCGACGTACAAAGAAAAATACGGTTTCTTCGATGCGGAGAAATACTCATTCCGCTCGCGCAAGGGCCTGAACAAGGACATTGTCGAGGAAATCTCGTGGATGAAGAATGAGCCGGATTGGATGCGCCAGTTCCGGCTGCGCGCCTACGATATATTTGAGAAGAAGCCGCTGCCGCAGTGGGGCGGCAACCTGAACGAGATCAACTTTCAGGACATCTTCTATTATGTGCGTGCGTCGGAGAAGTCGGCCAAGAACTGGGACGACGTGCCGACCGATGTGAAGCGCACGTTCGACCGGCTGGGCATCCCGGAGGCCGAGCAGAAGTTCCTCGCCGGCGTCGGCGCACAGTACGAGTCGGAGTCGGTCTACCACTCGATCAAGGAATCGCTGACCAATCAGGGCGTGCTGTTCACGGACATGGACACGGCCGTGCGCGAGCACTCGGACATCGTCAGGAAGTATTTCGCGACGGTCATCCCGCCGGCCGACAACAAACTGGCGGCGCTCAACAGCGCGGTCTGGTCCGGCGGCTCGTTCATCTACGTGCCGCCCGGCGTGCACGTGGACATGCCCCTGCAAGCGTATT contains:
- the sufC gene encoding Fe-S cluster assembly ATPase SufC, coding for MASQLEIKNLHVSVEGKEILKGLNLTISQGETHALMGPNGSGKSTLAYTLSGHPKYLVTDGDVLFEGESIIAMSSDERARKGVFLAFQYPVAVPGVSMANFLRLAYRSVKGDSSQPESRREEVLSIPKFRKLMREKMAMLKMDESFATRYLNDGFSGGEKKRAEILQMAILEPKIAILDETDSGLDIDALRIVSDGVNLLKGPNLGLLVITHYNRILNYIKPDIVHVLVDGAIQRSGGPELALQLEETGYESVVR
- a CDS encoding DNA translocase FtsK 4TM domain-containing protein — its product is MARKKETPPPPPKPRFTLNPELWKQLVAIGLIALALVILLSLVTGDRGPATDFLITSLRLFVGWGVILAPIWLVAAGAYLFLDSLNRLPNIGLERPLGAILLYLVALAFIHLVVKSLGGYSDAKMPVMDAGGMVGQTVANLLVGAVNEAGAYILLVALMLVGIVMALNISLTQIPAIVQHGLARTRGEAFMPGVKINLGPSRTQPSLIPPLPGKGDEQSSGRRASVQATASQPRGDSTTARPGAREKKPAVVLGRAEEPQPPLPPMMPRIIGEVKHEWTLPNADGILAPNVEQELSQSEIRDRVKIIEQTLGQFGVPARVVEVSQGPTVTQFGIEPGFVDRKGTDGQSKQVKVKVSAIAGLANDLALALAASPIRIEAPIPGRAMVGIEVPNSQTALVSLRSVVESEPYVKEESRLKIALGQDVAGQPIVADLGTMPHLLIAGATGSGKSVCINAVIACLLMTNSPNELNLVMVDPKMVELVTYNGVPHLVMPVITDVDRVVNALQWAASEMERRYKLFATAGARNLDGYNRHQTELNEPKLPYLVIIIDELADLMMSRAEECEKLICRLAQMSRATGIHLILATQRPSVDVVTGLIKANFPARIAFAVTTQTDSRVILDGSGAEKLLGRGDMLYMSSDSSKLVRLQGCYVSDDELRKLVTYWRGQVVPDGSEPENAGAMAEAAPIPLVQRPLWEDVIAQQKAQAAAAGRDELLDKAIEVVQQHGRASVSLLQRKLRIGYSRAARLIDLLEEDGVIGPPKEAGREREVLVRGSTPADSREWNEADEEE